CTCCGTCTTCGATGATACAATCATTTCCGATGACTGAGTTTTTGCCGATGGTTACAAAATGTCCGATGTCGGTATTGGATCCAATTTTAGCTGTGGGATCAATGACAACATGTGAGCTATGTGTTCCTGTTGGTTTTTTTTCTGGAAAGAAGTGGCGAATGATTTTTGCGGTGGTTAGTTCTACTTTGGGAACTATGATCAATGCTTTATCAGTTAAAGAATCCACCACATCAGAGGATACAATGAGTAAGGAAGCTTTAGATGCTTTGGCATCATTTACAAAAGTTTTAGAGGCTACAAAAGAAATTTCGTTTGTATTTGCTAAACTGAGAGAGGTAAGTCCAGTAAAGGAAACAGAAACGATACTTTCTGTATTTTGAAATTTTGCTTCTGGGAGTAATGACTGGAGAGTTGATAGATTGAGTTGGTTCATCTCTGATTCCTTATCAATGGTTTAAGACAAGGGATCAGAGAGGTCAAAGTTTGGCTAACACTATTAATTAGTATTAGTCATGATTTTTCTTTTTATCCTTCGATTTTATGCGCAATGATATCATCTAAAGAAAAAGAACCAGCACCTTTGATGATGAGTGGGATCGCTAAACCAAAAGTTAGAAGTTGGTATTCGTATCCACCTTTGTCAGCAAAGAATCCGTTAGGTAAGTGCACTAATGCCGCTGCAACGAGCATAGTAGCAAAAATTCCAAACGCAGCCACTCTTGTAAAAAGTCCTACAATCAGACCAATCGCACCGAAAAATTCAGCGATGATGGCAAGAAGAGCAAAGAAGTACGGAATGCCCAGTTGTCCAGTAAAGAAACCCATAGTTCCTTCGAATCCGTATCCACCAAATGCACCTAGAACTTTTTGAGCTCCGTGGGGAAGGATGACCACTCCAAGAGTGACACGAAGGATGGTGAGTGTAATGTCTTTGTTTGTTGCGAGTAATTTGTAAAACATAGAACCTCTTATTGCTAAATAGTTTGATATTAAACTACTTAATAATGGCCAAATCCGTCAATCCTAATTTTTACAAATTTTTAAGCTTTTTCGTAAACGAGGAAGATTTCGTTTCCTTTGGTAAAATGGTCTTTGAGGGTCCAGCCATTCTTATCAAAGTTGGGAAGTTCTGAACTGTGATCGGCAATCCCTGAGAGCCCGTTTTTTCCAATGATATATGGTACTATGGTAAGATAAATCCGGTCCACAAGGTCCGCTTCTAAAAAGGAAAAATTGAGTTTGGGCCCACCTTCCAAA
This genomic window from Leptospira brenneri contains:
- a CDS encoding DoxX family protein; this translates as MFYKLLATNKDITLTILRVTLGVVILPHGAQKVLGAFGGYGFEGTMGFFTGQLGIPYFFALLAIIAEFFGAIGLIVGLFTRVAAFGIFATMLVAAALVHLPNGFFADKGGYEYQLLTFGLAIPLIIKGAGSFSLDDIIAHKIEG